Part of the Pelobates fuscus isolate aPelFus1 chromosome 12, aPelFus1.pri, whole genome shotgun sequence genome, CCCTATACTCCAATACTATAGACCCTATCACCCTGAACAAACACTGCAGCCATTTTCCCCCTATTATAGTCCTTATATCCCAATCCGCCACATAGACACACTACAACCAACCTCATTCACAGCCCCACAACCCCGCAGATTACCCCCCACCCCTGCATAAATTCACACAAGCAGAAAGTCCCACAAATAGAATCCCACAAGTTGTTCTAAAACAGTATGACAAGTTACATTGGAAGGACGCCAGAGTAGTCTTGCAACCATAAACACAACGGGCTGAGCTGTAGTGGCtatagtgtttggagtgttccttgaatAAACATTCACCGTGTAATAAATTATTATGTAGAAAAATGTTACACCCATAGCCCGTCAGACTATCAGGAACTACTTTGAGGAAAATGACACAGTAGACATGTCCCCCCTGACACTGTGGGAAGCTCATAAATGCGTAGTCCGAGGGCACTTCATTTCCGTGTGCACACAGCGCAGAAAAGACAGGGCACGCGAGCTTACAGACCTCACGAAACAGATAGCAGACTTAGAAAACTCACATAAGCACACACTAGACGACAACATACATTTACGGCTCACAGAAGCCCGCAGAGCACTCAcgaaccatctttcccagggcctGCTGCACACCATGCGAAAATCCGCCAGGTTCTTCTATGAACACTCCAACAAAAGCGGCAAACTCCTGGCGAAGATGCTCCAGGAAAAGCGTAgatcccaacacatacacaaaatccatACACCAAATGGGCGAACTACGGGGATGCCTGAGGGCATTCTGGACGCTTTCAGGTCCTATTATGCGGACCTGTACAACCAATCCCAGACCCAACAGGGAGCTGCTGCACAGACCCATTACCGACGAGTAACGGACTATCTAGCTCACCATGTAACACGGAAACTCACACCGGCACTCGCGGAGGAGCTGGACAACCCCCTCACCCTTGAAGAACTAGCGACTGCAATGAAACGTTCGAAACCACACCGAGCACCGGGTCCAGACGGCCTCCCCCTGACTTACTTACGGACGTTCCAAGAGGAGCTCCTACCGAGACTTCTGACTGGCCTAAACGCCCTGCGGGAAGGGGGTGCGTTCCCCACGGACACCCTAGCGGCTGTAGTCACGGTGATCCCCAAGGAAGGGAAAGACCCGAGCAATTGTGCCAGCTATAGGCCGATCTCACTGCTTAACGCAGATCTAAAATTGTTCACGAAGGCCCTTTCCCTGAGGATATCCCGGTTACTGCCCGACCtgatccacccggatcaggtcgGCTTCATTCCAGGCAGGGAAGCACGAGACGACACCATCCGAGCGCTGAACATAATTCATAGCGCACGGGCCGGAAAGCGAGACGTCGTCCTCCtctcgacggacgccgaaaaggcgtttgatcgggtggATTGGACATACCTGAAGGAAACGCTGCATCACATGGGCTTTGGTCCATATATGCGCATGTGGATCTCGGCCCTGTACACCACTCCGACTGCCCGGATACGGATAAACGGAGCCCTCACGCGGTCTTTCCCGATATGTAATGGAACGCGacaaggctgtcccctgtcccccctcctgtttgccctcaccctggaacccttcctggaggcggtcagacgggacgggggtataaCGGGGGTTCGCATGGGCACAGAGGAACATCGGGtagcggcatacgccgacgacatGTTGTTCTTTTTGGAACAACctctggtctctgtgcccaacctACTAAAGGCTTTTGACGAATACCGCCAGAAGTCAAACCTGAAATTGAACCTTGACAAGTCGGAGGCGATGCCGATAATGAAGGACGAAGGCGAAGCCCACAGACTAGGCAACCAGTTTGCCTTCTCGTGGTGCACGGAGAAGATACGGTACCTCGGTACCTGGCTACCGAAAGACCTTTCACAAACGTACCAACTGAATTTCCTGCCCCTCCTCCGGAACATACAATCAGACCTCCATCGCTGGACGGCTTACTATATCACCTGGTTCGGGAGGATTAACGCGATCAAGATGAACGTGTTGCcacggttgctgtatctctttgcCACCCTGCCACTTTTAATCCCACAATCATTCTTTAAATCGCTGGATACAGCGATCCGTGGGTTTATCTGGAATCATAGACCTTCGCGGGTCCGTAAGTCGACGATGGAGAGACCCAAACAATCCGGGGGACTGGGACTGCCCTCGGCGTCCACTTACTATAAAGCCACACACTTGCACAGGCTCACGGACTGGCATGTAGACAAGAGCCCAAAGCGCTGGGTGGCTATGGAACTGCAGCAAACAGGAGGTAAAATCCCCTCGAGACTGTGGTTGGGGGGCACCACGTTCGCAGAACTGCGGACGGGCAACCCCATGATAGACGCGACGCTCAATGTCTGGTGCAAGGTTCGCTACACCCATCAGCTCACTACATCACCGAACCCGTTGACCCCGATCGCATGCAACCCAAATCTAGCAGGGGGACTCCACCCGACGGCACTGCGGAACTTTCATCAGGCGAACTGGATATACCTAGATCAGTGGTGCTCGAGGGGGCGACTCCGTCCCCTCGAGGACCTGCTCGGAGACACACGGCCCACACAATTAGACATCTTTCGGTACCACCAGGTGCAATCGTATGTCACCAGCTTAGCTGGAAAAGACCACCTTCATAGGCAACTGACGGATTTtgaaaaaatatgcacaaaaagaGGTCACATAGACCATGGGGTGTCGCGCATGTGCGACTCTCTGAGAGAGGCCCAAGACTCCTACCCACTGGGATACAAGAGCAAGTGGGAAAGAGAGACAGGTACACAACTCTCGGAccaggaatgggacaaaataGTCCGCTTAACCCACAAGTGCTCGATCAGCTCAAAGATCCAAGAGACTGGATATAAGCTATTATCGCACTGGTATCGGACTCCGGACACCCTTAGACACTTCGGTGGAGCTGGGGCGGGTGACTGCTGGAGGTGCGGCACGGCCCTGGGAACGAATctgcacatctggtggtcttGTCCACGCATAGTAACATACTGGCAGATGATAAACACGAAAATTAGAGAAGTCACAGGCGATCCCATCCCTCTACAACCCATGACAATGCTTCTACATCACACTCCCATACCCACGCAGAAATATAAACACTCCCTCACCATACATCTGTTGAATGCAGCGAAAGCATTGATTCCCCTACATTGGAAACGCACAACGACACCCTCGTTTAGACAATGGGTGGACAAGGTGGAGAGCGTCTAtgatatggagatactgacagcCTCTCTGCAGGGACGCTCAGATAAGTGCGCATTGCAATGGTACCCCTGGCGACTTTACATCTCCAGGGGAATCGCGTAAAATCCCCGGGATAGGCAGAGAGCCGGAGTGACTACCCGAGCTGCGCAGATTGGTCGGACTATACCCAGCGCAAAGGAAATAAAGTAGCTAAATAGCCGAAGGAGACCTCACCCGGGCTCTagactttccccccccccccctcttttttccccCCCGTACCGActatgctccccccctcccccctcttcccccccaccAACCCTCAACTTGACGGACCTTCATACTACTAGACGCCAGAGGAATCTGGCCCCCTAACTGACTATACTCCACTCTGACGGACAGGTAACTTTATTCGCACTTAGGTGTTCAAAACCGAGAACCGGACCACACGACATAACACGGAACAAAACCTCTTTGAGGGGACTTAGGAGTCAAGGGAAGCTAGCCAGACGGACATAGACGTGATAATAGGCCACCACCTAGACACAAACCCATGGACAGCCATGGCCCACCAGACAGGACCGATACCCCTGAAAGGACACTCCACCGAGCAGGGTAACACATGGGGCTCCTCAATCCATAAGTAAGACGCCCAGGGGACACACTGTTCCAATAACTACACACAGCAACGGAATCTGGTCCCGTTTGGACCACCCGTGCACACAAAGAGTACTCATACCCTGACACGACGTAGGTTCTGGGGTAGTAAGGAGTTAACCCCGAAATGGAAACACTAGAAATCTGTTGTTAATAAGTGGGGATCTGGGAATAGGAACTGCCGACCACAGAGATGCCCAACCAAACCCAAGCAAACCCAGGGGGAAGCAAACGAGTGTTCTGGCCAAAGCCAATTCTGTTACCTAAGCTTCCCGGAAATCGGCATCTTATTTCGGCACCTCAAAAGTTTAACTGTTATTATGTTGTAAAAGGATCAATCTACATTTCCGTGTAACTTATGTGAAATTGCTGTTTTTGTTACCGGTGAAACCTTACCAATAAAATTATGATTGACACAAAAAATGTTACACACCGTAATATAATGTGCTGCTCACGCCTATTGAAATATCGAGCACACACCCAGTATATTGTAAGCAACATACACCCACATTGCATTGCATAAGCTATACTTCAGATAGCAGTTCACTGCACACAGCACATACAGTGTATACCTGATCAGAAAAGCATTTCCCATATCTCAGTTCTGTTGCAAAATGTTCGCAGTTGGCACTTGTAACACTGTAAGGCATTGTCTGGCCAACCaaatccagggctgcttttaccACGTCTTGTGGAGGATATGGAATCGTCTTCTGGTCGTACTTGTTATTCACCCTGTATCCACATCCATTGGCAACACTTTCTAGGAGGTCCTTTCTTACAACAGCGGAGCCCCCGAGAGCAGAAGATAAACTAGACCAACCCTCCTGATCTGAGACCAGAGAGAATAATTAGCAGTATTTGTTTTTGTGCGCCACAAGAATAATCATTTCACTATAGATGTATCATAATTCATTTGTATTGAAATTAGCAATCAGTTAACACATAAAACTGATCAAATTCTACGGAATTGTTTTGCGTTTTTTGGTTCAGATTTCTCCATGTGTGGCTTCTAAatggattattattttaaaaggttTGGTTGTCGTTCGTTTTATATACAAGTTTGGTCTCTGACGTAGACAAGACATCACTTTAGTAAGACTGTTATTTCTGTACAACAGTAAAAAACGTACCTGTTAGATGTACAACATATCCATCTCCCACATAGATTCCCCAATGTTGATAAAAAGGACGGATAAACTCAATAAGGTCTCCAGGTTTAGGGGGTGGTCCCTATTGCAgaagaaaatgtatttgtttattagcAATATgtagtgttaaaggaacactacagtgacaggaatataaacatgtattcctgtcactatagttatgaaaaacacattttaagtCCCTGGTCCCCCTGACAGCTAAGTGAAAGATGATGTTACTCACCTTTCTTTCGGCCCTGCCCACGCTCCACACCCTTGGCTGAGCCCATCAAAtttgaggatctcagccaatccaatgctttcccatagaaaagcatttgggaaatattgtgcatgcgcggcaaaatgcttctctgcgccaatcagcatctcgtcatagagatgtattgaatcaataataatatttatatggcACCTTTCTCccagtgagactcaaagcacttttcaGCGCACGTTCTCGGAATTAACCGAATCAGCAGCTGaataatagatgttattattacccaattcatgatactcattttatcgacctctgaaggatgaagggctgaattgaccctgccgggatttgaaccaaCACATGTGTATGAAAAACATTCAGCGCTTCCGCTGAACTGTGCGTGCCACTGGCTTATGAACcagctctagtggccatctggtgACTGCCACTaggggtgttactaggcagtaatgttaaTACTGCCCTTTCTcttaaaaatacacagaaatctGTTGGAGGATCTATCAAACTATTAACAGAGTTGGAGATATGAAACACTAAAATAATCatactgtgcaataagggaagctaTAATATTTAGACTTGGTTTTTAGAATgtatgtagggaggctgtgtgagtcacagccagggaagggccagtgtttaaataaagtgatttagctcgtaaatggcagagaattgagcacagtgagactgcaggggcatggtctatactaGGTGTAGGTaaactttggcactccagatgttgactACATTTCcccaatgctttgccatcattatgaATGTAAGAGCAATATGGaagatgtagttcaaaacatctggagtgccaaatgttgctTATCCCTGACTTATACATCAAAACCTCTTTATTCAGCTATAGTGGCTTGGCTCTTAGAGTGTACCTTGAAAGGTATACTCGaccataaaaataaagatatttgaATTGTCCTTACTGTAACCTATTGCCAAGGGATACAAGTGATTAAAGCCAGATAGAGGGACTCGCTTTGACGCCGAATCAAGTTTGCTAAAGGATTTCCAATCATTCATTGGCAACGGCAAATGCTCATTGGCTATCCTATTGACTAATGCAGCTAAATCTCCCATTACTCCTTGTAGCTGGAGTTAAGCAACCTTCCCCTCACCTCCAGGATGATACATGCATGGGGTTGGACTGGTTAGGATCTAAGAGGAATTAAATCTTATAacacaggaaaggtacattcgcACTGCCACTTTGTTTGGGTGGACTGACTACCTTGCATCTAAAAGCACAAGTCACAAACCCTCCCTTATATTATTGGGTTTTTTGTACATCAATCCATTTTTGCAGATTTGTGTACtgtacacagggccggccttaggggtgtgcgagctgtgcggccgcacagggcgccatggagcagggggcgccgtgcggccgcacagccggccgggatttaaaaaaaaaaaaaaaaaaaaaattttttttttttttttttttaaatttgcagcgggggcggagcttaacgtgcggcgggggcggagctaaaagcgccggaaaactgatgcaggggaagcaggaaggagtccctgcttccccaccaaacagtcaccaggagctgcactgcctccacaggtaactgtgattgtcaggtgagtgtgactctctgcctgtgtgtattactgtctgtgtgtgtatgactgtctgcctctgtgtgtgtatgactgtctgcctgtgtgtgtatgactgtctgcctctgtgtgtctgtgtatgactgtctgcctctgtgtgtctgtgtctgtgtatgactgtctgcctctgtgtgtctgtgtatgactgtctgcctctgtgtgtctgtgtctgtgtatgactgtctgcctctgtgtgtctgtgtctgtgtatgactgtctgcctgtgtgtgtctgtgtctgtgtatgactgtctgcctgtgtgtgtctgtgtgtatgactgtctgcctctgtgtgtgtattactgtctgtgtgtgtgtgtatgactgtctgcctctgtgtgtatgactgtctgcctgcataggcgtgcgcacggggtgtgccgggtgtgcctgggcacaccctaatccccacagcacgcctatgtattgagaccggcaggggagatctcaggatctccgctgtcggctcatgcagagccggcgctatccgagcgccggctctgctctcagcctccctccccaccgacccacaggcagggagggaggcaggagaggaccggcggagctcttgccagcagctccgccgggttcctctcgcgagatttgagcgttgccacagcaacgctcaaatctcgcgagagtgaactctagccccgcagggtagagttcactctccactggaccaccagggatggcggtagcatggtcccccctccctacataaggtaacaagggaggggggatattaactaaacggcacctcacctcacctccactggaccaccagggaaggcagcaggaacaagaatcccccctccctacataaggtaagaagggaggggggatattgagtcatgtacccccacctccaccccccacaatcacccacacacatacagcacacacatacagcaccctcactcagcacacacacacacatacagcaccttcacacatacagcaccctcacacagcacacacacacatacagcaccttcacacatacagcacacacatacagcacccacacacacagcacctacacacacacag contains:
- the LOC134578624 gene encoding phospholipase A and acyltransferase 3-like codes for the protein MPLISGPPPKPGDLIEFIRPFYQHWGIYVGDGYVVHLTDQEGWSSLSSALGGSAVVRKDLLESVANGCGYRVNNKYDQKTIPYPPQDVVKAALDLVGQTMPYSVTSANCEHFATELRYGKCFSDQVANVATYAAVGGVALASVITMFAFLRNKRQNQ